A single genomic interval of Halorubrum aethiopicum harbors:
- a CDS encoding S9 family peptidase: MHRYDVERYLNVRGAGGATLGPDGRLSFLLDTTGTSQVWSVDRPLAWPEQHTFFEERVTFVDASPERSEAVFGMDEGGNERAQLYRLDFETGAITDLTERPEAKHRWGGWAGDGERFAFASNRREEAVFDVYVQGREGTGDDAELVHEGDGWLSVAGWSPDDDRLIVHEAHSSFDHDLYTLEVESGTLTHHTPHDGDVRYGSPEWGPDGESIYLVTDRESDTLRLERLELETGAFSVVVDGGGDGDDGGGEEENADATPGEAGWNVDGVAVHEESRRVVYSRNVDGYTEITVGELVAPDRIDEFPDPDLPSGVAGGVSFGPDGDRFAITATGSTDNANVHVVETTTGETERWTNASTAGIPRDTFVEPELVHYPTFDGREIPAFFSVPETDAPESGYPVVVDVHGGPESQRRPSFGAVKQYLLNGGYAVFEPNVRGSSGYGRAYAALDDVENRMDSVADLRAGVEWLHDHPEVDPDRIVAMGGSYGGFMVLAALTEYPELWAAGVDVVGIANFVTFLENTGDWRRELREAEYGSLEEDREFLESISPINNVEAIESPLFVLHGANDPRVPVSEAERIVEEARERDVPVRKLIFDDEGHGFSKLENRIEAYRAIVEFLEEHV, encoded by the coding sequence ATGCACCGATACGACGTCGAACGCTACCTCAACGTGCGGGGGGCGGGCGGGGCGACGCTCGGACCCGACGGCCGGCTCTCCTTCCTGCTCGACACCACCGGTACCTCGCAGGTGTGGTCCGTCGACCGGCCGCTCGCGTGGCCCGAACAACACACCTTCTTCGAGGAACGGGTCACGTTCGTCGACGCCTCGCCGGAGCGGTCGGAGGCGGTCTTCGGCATGGACGAGGGCGGCAACGAGCGGGCACAGCTGTACCGGCTCGACTTCGAGACGGGCGCGATCACGGACCTCACGGAGCGCCCGGAGGCGAAACACCGGTGGGGCGGCTGGGCGGGCGACGGCGAGCGGTTCGCGTTCGCGTCGAACCGCCGCGAGGAGGCGGTGTTCGACGTCTACGTCCAGGGACGCGAGGGGACGGGCGACGACGCGGAGCTCGTCCACGAGGGCGACGGGTGGCTCTCCGTGGCCGGCTGGTCGCCCGACGACGACCGGCTGATCGTCCACGAGGCGCACTCCTCGTTCGACCACGACCTGTACACGCTCGAGGTCGAGTCGGGAACGCTCACGCACCACACGCCCCACGACGGCGACGTCCGGTACGGCAGCCCCGAGTGGGGTCCCGACGGGGAGTCGATCTACCTCGTCACCGACCGCGAGAGCGACACGCTCCGGCTCGAGCGGCTCGAGTTGGAAACGGGCGCGTTCTCCGTCGTCGTCGACGGTGGCGGCGACGGCGACGACGGCGGCGGAGAGGAGGAGAACGCGGACGCCACGCCCGGGGAGGCCGGCTGGAACGTCGACGGGGTCGCGGTCCACGAGGAGTCCCGTCGGGTCGTCTACTCGCGGAACGTCGACGGCTACACCGAGATCACGGTCGGCGAGCTGGTCGCGCCCGATCGGATCGACGAGTTTCCCGACCCCGACTTGCCGAGTGGCGTCGCCGGCGGCGTGAGCTTCGGGCCCGACGGCGACCGGTTCGCGATCACCGCCACGGGCAGCACCGACAACGCGAACGTCCACGTCGTCGAGACGACGACCGGCGAGACCGAGCGCTGGACGAACGCCTCCACCGCGGGGATCCCGCGGGACACGTTCGTCGAGCCCGAACTCGTCCACTACCCCACCTTCGACGGCCGGGAGATCCCGGCGTTCTTCTCGGTTCCCGAGACGGACGCGCCCGAGTCCGGCTACCCCGTCGTCGTCGACGTCCACGGCGGCCCGGAGTCGCAGCGCCGCCCCTCCTTCGGCGCGGTCAAACAGTACCTGCTCAACGGCGGCTACGCCGTCTTCGAGCCCAACGTCCGCGGCTCCTCGGGCTATGGGCGGGCGTACGCCGCGCTCGACGACGTGGAGAACCGGATGGACTCGGTCGCCGACCTGCGGGCCGGCGTCGAGTGGCTCCACGACCATCCGGAGGTCGACCCCGACCGGATCGTCGCGATGGGCGGTTCCTACGGCGGCTTCATGGTGCTCGCGGCGCTGACGGAGTACCCGGAGCTGTGGGCCGCCGGCGTCGACGTCGTCGGGATCGCGAACTTCGTCACCTTCCTCGAGAACACCGGCGACTGGCGGCGCGAGCTGCGCGAGGCCGAGTACGGGTCGCTCGAGGAGGACCGGGAGTTCCTCGAGTCGATCTCGCCGATCAACAACGTCGAGGCCATCGAGTCGCCGCTCTTCGTCCTCCACGGCGCGAACGACCCGCGGGTGCCCGTGAGCGAGGCCGAGCGGATCGTCGAGGAGGCCCGCGAGCGGGACGTTCCGGTGCGAAAGCTGATCTTCGACGACGAGGGCCACGGCTTCTCGAAGCTGGAGAACCGGATCGAGGCGTACCGCGCGATCGTCGAGTTCCTCGAGGAACACGTCTGA
- a CDS encoding glycosyltransferase family 4 protein, with the protein MRVAFVSLFTPEHGDTPARSRTHRTAAGLAARGHDVTWLCARWWGGEASTFEADGITYRSVVVDPSPAAFAARLPAAVRRLDPDVVHAVNSPPTPALAATLAGRVGGPPVLVDWWRDHPADSRRVYPMLARGADAVSTPSRTTKTRIREHGADGSAVRVIPESVDLDLVADAEPDDRFDAVYSRRLDRHANVETFLLALAERRGRDWNAAVIGDGPERSRTESTAEDLRIDDRVTFLGELPLDERVSVFKGTHVFAQTASWETFPTELLWALACGCVGLVEYQADSSAHELVEGRDRGRLVTSPAELADAITAVRDLDRSTSDPAFETYGRDAVLDRYVDAYRELGAI; encoded by the coding sequence ATGCGCGTCGCGTTCGTCTCGCTTTTCACCCCCGAACACGGCGACACGCCGGCGCGCTCGCGGACGCACCGGACCGCCGCGGGCCTCGCCGCCCGCGGCCACGACGTGACGTGGCTGTGTGCCCGCTGGTGGGGCGGCGAGGCGTCGACGTTCGAGGCGGACGGGATCACGTACCGGTCCGTCGTCGTCGACCCGTCGCCGGCGGCGTTCGCGGCGCGGCTTCCGGCGGCGGTCCGCCGCCTCGACCCGGACGTCGTCCACGCGGTCAACAGCCCGCCGACGCCCGCACTCGCGGCGACGCTCGCGGGGCGGGTCGGCGGCCCGCCGGTCCTCGTCGACTGGTGGCGCGACCACCCGGCGGACTCGCGGCGGGTCTACCCGATGCTGGCGCGCGGGGCGGACGCGGTCTCGACGCCCTCGCGCACGACGAAGACGCGGATCCGCGAACACGGCGCGGACGGCTCGGCGGTCCGGGTGATCCCCGAGAGCGTCGACCTCGACCTCGTCGCCGACGCGGAGCCGGACGACCGCTTCGACGCGGTCTACTCCCGGCGGCTCGACCGCCACGCCAACGTCGAGACGTTCCTCCTGGCGCTTGCCGAACGCCGCGGACGCGACTGGAACGCCGCCGTGATCGGCGACGGTCCCGAGCGGAGCCGGACCGAATCGACCGCCGAGGACCTCCGGATCGACGACCGGGTCACGTTCCTCGGGGAGCTCCCGCTCGACGAGCGGGTCTCGGTGTTCAAGGGCACCCACGTCTTCGCACAGACCGCGAGCTGGGAGACGTTCCCGACGGAGCTTTTGTGGGCGCTGGCGTGCGGCTGCGTCGGGCTCGTCGAGTACCAGGCCGACTCGAGCGCCCACGAGCTCGTCGAGGGGCGCGACCGCGGGCGGCTCGTCACGAGCCCCGCGGAGCTGGCGGACGCGATAACCGCCGTCCGCGACCTCGACCGGTCGACGAGCGACCCGGCGTTCGAGACCTACGGTCGCGACGCGGTCCTCGACCGATACGTCGACGCCTACCGCGAACTCGGCGCGATCTGA
- a CDS encoding halocyanin domain-containing protein, which translates to MSTDDVSRRTFMRTAGGTAAAVGGATAATGTAAGQEGGGSVEPDWPSATNGNVGSYQDARGQDSVTISVGAGDQGLAFDPTQVWVDPGTTITWEWTGAGGAHNVQTVEGGGPASLDSGDPVGEEGYTYEYETSEEDAGITHYHCVPHTAVGMHGGLAVGEDVPTVDTGGGGGSGAVFVPDGARALTIATFIAMVSTLGLAFVFMKYGGTIAPDEA; encoded by the coding sequence ATGAGCACGGACGATGTCTCTCGGCGCACGTTCATGCGGACCGCCGGCGGCACCGCCGCCGCCGTCGGGGGAGCCACGGCCGCGACGGGAACCGCCGCGGGACAGGAGGGCGGCGGCAGCGTGGAGCCGGACTGGCCGAGCGCCACGAACGGAAACGTGGGGTCCTACCAGGACGCCAGGGGCCAGGACTCGGTCACGATCTCGGTCGGCGCGGGCGATCAGGGGCTCGCGTTCGATCCGACCCAGGTCTGGGTCGACCCGGGGACGACGATCACCTGGGAGTGGACGGGAGCCGGAGGCGCACACAACGTCCAGACCGTCGAGGGCGGCGGCCCGGCCTCCCTCGACAGCGGCGATCCCGTCGGCGAGGAGGGGTACACCTACGAGTACGAGACCAGCGAGGAGGACGCCGGCATCACCCACTACCACTGCGTTCCCCACACCGCGGTCGGCATGCACGGTGGACTCGCCGTCGGCGAGGACGTTCCGACCGTTGACACCGGCGGCGGCGGCGGAAGCGGCGCGGTGTTCGTCCCCGACGGCGCGCGCGCGCTGACGATCGCCACCTTCATCGCCATGGTGAGCACGCTCGGCCTCGCGTTCGTCTTCATGAAGTACGGCGGAACGATCGCCCCGGACGAGGCCTGA
- the ppsA gene encoding phosphoenolpyruvate synthase — protein sequence MAVLWLDDVDADDIGTVGGKGASLGELIGAGLPVPPGFVVTAGTYREFIEEAGIDEELFSAVDVDPEDSAALREAEATARELITETPFPDEVREGILESYREMGEDGEEAFVAVRSSATAEDLPDSSFAGQQETFLNVRETDLLRRVKECWASLFTQRAIYYRQQRGFPHEDVDIAVVVQRMVDAEKSGVLFTSHPSTGDPQMTIEAAWGLGEAVVSGTVSPDNYVYDRGRDRVEDVTIAEKKVEMVKDPESGETVQLDVEEDRRTARVLSDEEIDELVELGELVEDHYGTPQDVEWAIYDGEVYMLQSRPITTIREDAGDDASGSAGGEAGGDLAAAVAGNGGSGGTAESDGGDGDAADVLVDGLGASPGAVSGTVRIVTKLDHLDQVQEGDVLVTEMTMPDMVPAMKRAAGIVTDEGGMTSHAAIISRELGVPAVVGTGNGSRVLEEGQSVTIDGDKGTVRAGADETAEPAEEFEPVEAARPETPVKPMTATEVKVNVSIPEAAERAAATGADGVGLLRIEHMVLSLGKTPERYIADHGARAYQDELIEGVRRVADEFYPRPVRVRTIDAPTDEFRELEGGDGEPNEHNPMLGWRGIRRSLDKPEPFRQELAAFARLIDMGYDNLEVMFPLVNDAADLEGVKGHMREAGIDPETHRWGVMIETPASALQIDELAEAGIDFASFGTNDLTQYTLAVDRNNEHVADRFDELHPAVLRLIGDTIERCRELGVDTSICGQAGSKTEMVEFLVEEGVSSISANIDAVRDVQHEVKRVEQRLLLDSVR from the coding sequence ATGGCAGTACTCTGGCTGGACGACGTCGACGCCGACGACATCGGGACCGTCGGCGGCAAGGGGGCTTCGCTGGGCGAACTCATCGGCGCGGGGCTGCCGGTCCCGCCGGGATTCGTCGTCACGGCGGGGACCTACCGCGAGTTCATCGAGGAGGCGGGGATCGACGAGGAGCTGTTCTCCGCCGTCGACGTGGACCCCGAGGACTCCGCCGCGCTCCGGGAGGCCGAGGCGACGGCCCGGGAGCTGATCACGGAGACCCCGTTCCCCGACGAGGTCCGCGAGGGGATCCTAGAGAGCTACCGCGAGATGGGCGAGGACGGCGAGGAGGCGTTCGTCGCCGTGCGCTCCTCGGCGACCGCCGAGGACCTGCCCGACTCGTCGTTCGCCGGGCAACAGGAGACGTTCCTCAACGTCCGCGAGACCGACCTCCTCCGGCGCGTGAAGGAGTGCTGGGCGTCGCTTTTCACCCAGCGGGCGATCTACTACCGCCAACAGCGCGGGTTCCCCCACGAGGACGTCGACATCGCGGTGGTCGTCCAGCGGATGGTCGACGCCGAGAAGTCGGGCGTGCTGTTCACGAGCCACCCGTCGACCGGCGACCCGCAGATGACCATCGAGGCCGCCTGGGGGCTCGGCGAGGCGGTCGTCTCCGGCACCGTCTCCCCGGACAACTACGTGTACGACCGCGGGCGCGACCGCGTCGAGGACGTGACGATCGCGGAGAAGAAGGTGGAGATGGTGAAGGACCCCGAGTCGGGCGAGACCGTCCAGCTCGACGTCGAGGAGGACCGACGCACGGCGCGGGTGCTCTCCGACGAGGAGATCGACGAGCTGGTCGAACTCGGCGAGCTCGTCGAGGACCACTACGGCACTCCACAGGACGTCGAGTGGGCGATCTATGACGGCGAGGTGTACATGCTTCAGTCCCGGCCGATCACCACGATCCGCGAGGACGCCGGCGACGACGCGAGCGGGTCGGCCGGCGGAGAGGCCGGCGGCGACCTCGCCGCGGCGGTGGCCGGCAACGGCGGGTCCGGCGGGACCGCGGAGAGCGACGGCGGCGACGGCGACGCGGCGGACGTCCTCGTGGACGGGCTCGGCGCGAGCCCCGGCGCGGTCTCCGGCACCGTCCGGATCGTCACGAAGCTCGACCACCTCGACCAGGTCCAGGAGGGCGACGTGCTCGTGACCGAGATGACGATGCCCGACATGGTGCCCGCGATGAAACGGGCCGCGGGCATCGTGACCGACGAGGGCGGGATGACGAGCCACGCCGCGATCATCTCCCGCGAGCTCGGCGTCCCGGCCGTCGTCGGCACGGGGAACGGCTCCCGCGTCCTCGAGGAGGGCCAGAGCGTCACGATCGACGGCGACAAGGGGACCGTCCGCGCCGGGGCCGACGAGACGGCCGAGCCCGCGGAGGAGTTCGAGCCGGTGGAGGCCGCGCGGCCGGAGACCCCCGTGAAACCGATGACGGCGACGGAGGTGAAGGTGAACGTCTCGATCCCGGAGGCCGCGGAGCGGGCGGCCGCGACCGGGGCGGACGGGGTCGGCCTGCTCCGGATAGAACACATGGTGCTCTCGCTCGGGAAGACGCCCGAGAGGTACATCGCGGACCACGGGGCGCGGGCGTATCAGGACGAGCTCATCGAGGGCGTCCGGCGGGTCGCAGACGAGTTCTACCCCCGGCCGGTCCGGGTCCGGACCATCGACGCGCCGACGGACGAGTTCCGCGAGCTCGAGGGCGGCGACGGCGAGCCGAACGAGCACAACCCAATGTTGGGCTGGCGGGGTATCCGACGGAGCCTCGACAAGCCGGAGCCGTTCCGCCAGGAGCTGGCCGCGTTCGCGCGGCTCATCGACATGGGGTATGACAACCTCGAGGTGATGTTCCCGCTCGTCAACGACGCGGCCGACCTCGAGGGCGTGAAGGGACACATGCGCGAGGCCGGGATCGACCCCGAGACGCACCGGTGGGGCGTGATGATCGAGACGCCGGCGAGCGCGCTCCAGATCGACGAGCTCGCGGAGGCGGGGATCGACTTCGCCTCCTTCGGCACCAACGACCTCACGCAGTACACGCTCGCGGTCGACCGTAACAACGAGCACGTCGCCGACCGCTTCGACGAGCTCCACCCGGCCGTCCTGCGGCTCATCGGCGACACGATCGAGCGGTGCCGGGAGCTGGGCGTCGACACCAGCATCTGCGGGCAGGCCGGCTCGAAGACCGAGATGGTCGAGTTCCTCGTCGAGGAGGGGGTCTCGTCCATCTCCGCGAACATCGACGCCGTCCGCGACGTCCAACACGAGGTGAAGCGGGTCGAACAGCGGCTGCTGCTCGACTCGGTTCGCTGA
- a CDS encoding nucleotide-binding protein, translating into MVEAFAVASGKGGTGKTTSTLALGMALAEEHDVTVVDADTGMANLLFHTGLDDAAVTLHDLLVEGTATDVSEATYERFGLSVVPCGTSLAGFSAADPARLREVVAELARDTDVLLLDSPAALGSKSAVLPVVLADRVVIVVEPTIPALSDGLKVQEYARSYGTETAGVLLNKVRDPAAAVAEQAGRHFGGPVLAEVPDSDVVRAARRAGKPLLAHAPDSEPAARYREAAARLEVRDGDGEAVAARFKSAVVPDTP; encoded by the coding sequence ATGGTCGAGGCGTTCGCGGTCGCCAGCGGCAAGGGCGGCACCGGCAAGACGACGAGCACGCTCGCGCTCGGCATGGCGCTCGCCGAGGAGCACGACGTGACGGTCGTCGACGCCGACACCGGGATGGCGAACCTGCTGTTTCACACCGGACTCGACGACGCGGCGGTCACCCTCCACGACCTGCTCGTCGAGGGGACCGCGACGGACGTCTCGGAGGCGACCTACGAGCGGTTCGGGCTCTCGGTCGTCCCCTGTGGCACCTCGCTCGCCGGCTTCTCCGCGGCCGACCCCGCGCGGCTCCGCGAGGTCGTCGCCGAACTCGCCCGCGACACGGACGTGCTCCTCCTGGACTCGCCGGCCGCGCTCGGCTCGAAGTCCGCGGTGTTGCCCGTCGTCCTCGCCGACCGCGTCGTGATCGTGGTCGAGCCGACGATCCCCGCGCTCTCGGACGGGCTGAAGGTCCAGGAGTACGCCCGCTCGTACGGTACCGAGACCGCGGGCGTCCTGCTCAACAAGGTGCGGGATCCGGCGGCCGCGGTCGCGGAGCAGGCCGGCCGCCACTTCGGCGGCCCGGTGCTCGCGGAGGTGCCCGACAGCGACGTGGTCCGGGCCGCGCGGCGGGCCGGGAAGCCGCTCCTCGCCCACGCGCCCGACAGCGAGCCCGCCGCCCGGTACCGCGAGGCGGCCGCCCGCCTCGAGGTGCGCGACGGCGACGGGGAGGCGGTGGCGGCGCGGTTCAAGAGCGCGGTCGTCCCCGACACCCCATGA
- a CDS encoding MBL fold metallo-hydrolase, with the protein MVQTISADEFRDMVDAARRGEREFALVDTRPEESYEGWRIAGAINYVYKPFHRFDREEFETATGLGPEETVVTVCAKGKSSHALADDLAAAGYDDVYAIDDGMRGWSAVYDRVEVPLPDAGDDPLDIVQIQRRAKGCLGYLVVGGEGDDGSRVAVAVDVSRHGEEWRAAAAARDASIAAVLDTHVHADHLSGGRALADELGVPYVLPAAVADRDVAYDFDAIGRNETLSVGGIDVKALATPGHTDDMASYLVGGSAVLTGDTLFTGGVGRTELQFAADEGGEEGDRDEGSERESAGARTGAERLYDSLHGTLLAEPDDVAVLPGHFAVANDGTADATPGEPVATTVGEARREIGILRRDREAFVEEITATLPEKPPNYESVIAANRGVEPPADEVAAIDLEMGPNRCAAEPAPEPEAGD; encoded by the coding sequence ATGGTCCAGACGATCTCCGCCGACGAGTTCCGCGACATGGTCGACGCGGCGCGACGCGGCGAGCGCGAGTTCGCCCTCGTCGACACCAGGCCCGAGGAGAGCTACGAGGGCTGGCGGATCGCCGGCGCGATCAACTACGTCTACAAGCCGTTCCACCGGTTCGACCGCGAGGAGTTCGAGACGGCGACGGGGCTCGGCCCCGAGGAGACGGTCGTGACCGTCTGCGCGAAGGGGAAGTCCTCGCACGCGCTCGCCGACGACCTCGCGGCCGCCGGCTACGACGACGTGTACGCCATCGACGACGGGATGCGCGGCTGGTCGGCCGTCTACGACCGGGTCGAGGTTCCCCTCCCCGACGCCGGCGACGACCCCCTCGATATCGTCCAGATCCAGCGCCGCGCGAAGGGGTGTCTGGGATATCTCGTGGTCGGGGGCGAGGGTGACGATGGCTCCCGTGTCGCCGTCGCCGTCGACGTCTCCCGCCACGGCGAGGAGTGGCGGGCCGCGGCCGCCGCCCGCGACGCGTCGATCGCGGCCGTGCTCGACACCCACGTCCACGCCGACCACCTCTCCGGCGGCCGCGCGCTCGCGGACGAGTTGGGGGTCCCATACGTCCTCCCCGCCGCGGTCGCCGACCGCGACGTGGCGTACGACTTCGACGCGATCGGGCGCAACGAGACCCTCTCGGTCGGCGGGATCGACGTGAAGGCGCTCGCGACGCCCGGACACACCGACGACATGGCGAGCTACCTCGTCGGCGGCTCGGCCGTCCTCACCGGCGACACCCTCTTCACGGGGGGCGTCGGCCGGACGGAGCTCCAGTTCGCGGCCGACGAGGGCGGCGAGGAAGGCGATCGCGACGAGGGCAGCGAACGCGAATCCGCCGGCGCGCGGACCGGCGCGGAGCGCCTCTACGACTCGCTCCACGGCACGCTCCTCGCCGAGCCCGACGACGTCGCCGTGTTGCCCGGCCACTTCGCCGTCGCGAACGACGGGACCGCCGACGCGACCCCCGGCGAACCCGTGGCGACGACGGTCGGGGAGGCCCGACGGGAGATCGGGATCCTCCGACGGGACCGGGAGGCGTTCGTCGAGGAGATCACGGCGACGCTGCCGGAGAAGCCGCCGAACTACGAGTCGGTGATCGCGGCCAACCGCGGGGTCGAGCCCCCGGCCGACGAGGTCGCCGCGATCGACCTCGAGATGGGACCGAACCGCTGTGCGGCCGAACCCGCGCCGGAACCCGAGGCCGGCGACTGA
- a CDS encoding DUF2103 domain-containing protein: MNCRRCGTPLEKPGDYCLTCNTANSDAVVAEFTAERAELTMLAEDDVVGRTTVTTRPEDDEELSGIQLRNFAGRVADEIRRKRPETVYAAGTREPLRETRAQLHHEFYRVPEGDGDREDGRDGDGDRDDATAAESDVVEWVLDRRGDRALEVVETPPREKIGGSHSTLIGDRKGRRAVQTVAEHPHVKKVVPGPIDAGGTGSRTGLRAKATRAGTNGNVRLLLRDGSSVQENRIVTTAMDRETGERVREDLNEALREVDLQDA, translated from the coding sequence ATGAACTGTCGGCGGTGTGGCACCCCCCTGGAGAAGCCGGGGGATTACTGTCTGACCTGTAACACCGCCAACAGCGACGCGGTCGTCGCGGAGTTCACGGCGGAGCGCGCTGAGCTGACGATGCTCGCGGAGGACGACGTCGTCGGGCGGACGACCGTGACGACCCGTCCCGAGGACGACGAGGAGCTGAGCGGGATCCAGCTCCGCAACTTCGCCGGCCGCGTCGCCGACGAGATCCGTCGCAAGCGCCCCGAGACCGTGTACGCGGCCGGCACACGCGAACCCCTCCGGGAGACGCGCGCGCAGCTCCACCACGAGTTCTACCGCGTGCCGGAGGGGGACGGGGACCGCGAGGACGGTCGCGACGGCGACGGGGATCGCGACGACGCGACCGCGGCCGAGAGCGACGTGGTCGAGTGGGTGCTCGACCGCCGCGGCGACCGGGCGCTGGAGGTGGTCGAGACGCCGCCGCGCGAGAAGATCGGCGGGTCCCACTCGACGCTCATCGGCGACCGCAAGGGCCGGCGGGCGGTTCAGACGGTGGCCGAACACCCGCACGTGAAGAAGGTCGTCCCCGGCCCGATCGACGCCGGCGGCACCGGCTCCCGGACGGGCCTGCGCGCGAAGGCGACGCGCGCGGGGACGAACGGGAACGTCCGGCTCCTCCTCCGGGACGGCTCCAGCGTGCAGGAGAACCGGATCGTCACGACCGCGATGGACCGCGAGACCGGCGAGCGCGTCCGCGAGGACCTGAACGAGGCGCTGCGGGAGGTCGACCTCCAGGACGCCTGA
- a CDS encoding ArsA family ATPase, translated as MDDIDVEPVDRVDDEDAGSDATGGDAESDGIDEDALKEAAGDDELPRGVDAPEYVLYGGKGGVGKTTMAAATALSSAAGGVPTLVVSTDPAHSLSDTLGIDVPAEPAVVHEDLPLYAAEIDPDDAMEEGMFGADGDPLGGLGEMGEAMGGMPGMGGMADDAAEGMDDAPGSLLGGTMPGADEAAAMRQLLEYLDDPRFDRVVVDTAPTGHTLRLLQLPEIMDSMIGRVMSLRQRFSGMMDGIKGMFGGGDDEPDPSADLEELRARIERLRDVLRDPDRTDFRVVTIPEEMSVVESERLVARLDEFSIPVNTLVVNRVMERVSEVADVDPEWIVEPDPEHCEFCARRWEVQQAALREATDLFRGRDVKRVPLLAKEVRGEAALRVVAACLD; from the coding sequence ATGGACGACATCGACGTCGAGCCCGTCGACCGCGTCGACGACGAGGACGCCGGGAGCGACGCGACCGGCGGGGACGCCGAGAGCGACGGGATCGACGAGGACGCGCTCAAGGAGGCGGCCGGAGACGACGAACTCCCGCGGGGCGTGGACGCGCCCGAGTACGTGCTCTACGGCGGGAAAGGCGGCGTGGGGAAGACGACGATGGCGGCCGCGACCGCGCTCTCCTCGGCGGCGGGCGGCGTCCCGACCCTCGTCGTCTCGACGGACCCCGCCCACTCCCTTTCGGACACGCTGGGGATCGACGTGCCCGCGGAGCCGGCGGTGGTCCACGAGGACCTGCCGCTTTACGCCGCCGAGATCGACCCCGACGACGCGATGGAGGAGGGGATGTTCGGCGCGGACGGCGACCCGCTCGGCGGACTCGGCGAGATGGGCGAGGCGATGGGCGGGATGCCGGGGATGGGTGGGATGGCGGACGACGCCGCCGAGGGGATGGACGACGCGCCCGGCTCGCTGCTCGGCGGGACGATGCCCGGCGCGGACGAGGCCGCGGCGATGCGCCAGCTGCTCGAGTACCTCGACGACCCCCGGTTCGACCGAGTGGTCGTCGACACCGCGCCCACCGGCCACACCCTCCGGCTCCTCCAGCTGCCCGAGATCATGGACTCGATGATCGGCCGCGTGATGTCGCTCCGCCAGCGGTTCTCGGGGATGATGGACGGGATCAAGGGGATGTTCGGCGGGGGCGACGACGAGCCCGACCCGAGCGCCGACCTCGAGGAGTTGCGGGCGCGGATCGAGCGCCTCCGGGACGTGTTACGCGACCCCGACCGGACCGACTTCCGCGTCGTCACCATCCCCGAGGAGATGAGCGTCGTCGAGTCCGAGCGGCTCGTCGCCCGGCTCGACGAGTTCTCGATTCCGGTGAACACGCTCGTCGTCAACCGCGTGATGGAGCGGGTGAGCGAGGTGGCCGACGTCGATCCCGAGTGGATCGTCGAGCCCGACCCCGAACACTGCGAGTTCTGCGCGCGGCGGTGGGAGGTCCAGCAGGCGGCGCTGCGGGAGGCGACCGACCTCTTCCGCGGCCGCGACGTGAAACGGGTCCCGCTTCTGGCGAAGGAGGTTCGCGGCGAGGCGGCGCTGCGCGTCGTCGCGGCCTGTCTCGACTGA
- a CDS encoding DUF7565 family protein: MVPWACGIDGCDAVFEDVESAVLHQTREHQRHECKVCGTIVPDGYFAIRHAFDEHTRAEYVRAYDADSAAVRRREQVKREIESEANLQTVVERLDESP; the protein is encoded by the coding sequence ATGGTTCCCTGGGCGTGCGGCATCGACGGCTGTGACGCCGTCTTCGAGGACGTCGAGTCGGCCGTGCTCCACCAGACGCGAGAACACCAGCGCCACGAGTGTAAGGTGTGCGGCACGATCGTCCCGGACGGCTACTTCGCGATCCGGCACGCGTTCGACGAGCACACCCGCGCGGAGTACGTCCGCGCGTACGACGCCGACTCCGCGGCGGTGCGCCGACGGGAGCAGGTGAAACGCGAGATCGAGAGCGAGGCGAACCTCCAGACCGTCGTGGAGCGGCTCGACGAGTCGCCGTAG